Sequence from the Methanomassiliicoccus sp. genome:
GCTTCGCCTGATCAACGGCATCCTTCGCCCCAGAGTAGGGACTATTATGATGGAGGGCAAGGACCTCACCAAGATGAAGATCGAGGAGATCGCCAAGGTCTGCGCCAACGTCCCCACCGAGTTCAGCGAGGACTTCAATATGTCCGTGCAGGAACTCGTCTTCCTGGGGCGGTATCCATTCGCTCAAGGACTGTGGTGGGACAACAAGGAGGACGAGAGCATGGTGGTGGAAGCCATGGAGAAGTTCGGTGTCTATCACCTCCGAGACAGGAGATTCTCCGAGCTCTCATCCGGTGAGGCACAAAGGGTTCTCCTGGCCAAAGCCGTCGTGCAGTGCCCCAGGGTCATGCTGGTGGACGAGCCCTCGGCGCACCTCGACCTCAGGTACAAGCTGGAGATAATGGAACACCTCCGGGACATGCTGAGCGGAAACGTCACGATAGTCATCGCCTCCCACGACCTCAACCTTCTGGCCAAGTACTGTGACAAGGTCATGATATTGTCCAAGGGCAAGATAGTGGCCTTCGGACGGCCGGAGGAGGTCATAACCTCAGAGATGGTAGAGCAGGTCTATGGTGTGGAGGTGGCGATCTTCAACGATGGGGACAGCATATATGCCATACCCCGCAGGACCCGACGGAAGGAGGATGGCCGATGAGCCTTGAGGACCGAGTGCGCACGGAGGTCCTGGGCATGCTACGGCCAAAGCACGGTGGCGATGTGTGGGGACGACTGGAGGTCAGGGACTTCAGCTCCAACGTCAATCCCCTAGGCCCTCCCGAGCGTTTGAACGATTACATCCAGGAAGCGGCTAGTGATATGGTCAATTATCCTGACGATCACTGCAAGGACCTTAAAGAGGCGATCTCCCAGAGATATGCGCTTCCTGCAGCGAACATAGTTGTCGGCGCGGGCTCGGCCGAGCTCATCAGGCTGTTCCCTGAGGTTTTCGTCAAGCCAGGGGACAAGGTCATCATGCCTCGCCCTACGTTCTCCGAGTACGGCTTCGCCTGCCAGCTCATGGGCGCCAAGTTCGCGGACGTTCCCCTGCCGGAGGACGATGGCTTCCACCCGGATATCTCCGGGTTCATAGATGCCATGGTACCGGGCACCAAGGCGATCTACGTGTGCAATCCCAACAACCCCACCGCTCGGATGCTCACCCGCAAGGAGGTCATGGAGGTCGTCAAAGAGGCGGGACGCCGGGACATAATGGTGTTCCTGGACGAGACCCTCCTGGAGCTCTCCGAAAAGGATAGCGAGGTCACCTGCGTGGGGGAGGTGGCCGCCAACGACAACATGTTCATCATCAGGTCCTTCACAAAATCGTTCGCCATGCCCGGGCTTCGTGTGGGCTACGGCTTCGGAAGCAAGGACGTCGTCCGCTACATGGACGCCGCCCGGCTGTCCTGGAACCTGGGAACGATCGAGCAGAGGGTGGCCACAAAGCTCATGACCAACGAGCAGGAGCATGTGCGCAATGCTATCCGCCTCCTTTTGGACGAGAAGCAGAGGATGCGCGATGGGATATCGCACATCCTCAAGCGCAGGATCCGTATGCCTGATTCATACTTCTTCTTCCATCCCCTGAGGCCTCTGGGGATCACCTCCCCGAAGTTCAAGGAGATGATGCTTACCCATAACGTCCTGGTCCGCGACTGCTCCTCCTTCGGCCCTCCTGGCCAATCTTACTCGCGCTTCTGCGTGAAGACCAGGGAGAGCGACGATGAGTTCTTGGAGGCGCTGAAGGCCACGGTAGAGGAACTACATTCAGGAAGGTAGTCGTGTGGACCTCTGGCTTTACGCTATCATCATTCCGCTAGTGGCGTTGGTCATCGATCTGGCGTTGGGAGAGCCACCTAATCGCGTCCACCCCGTGGTGTGGATGGGTAGGTTGATAGGGGCGCTCGACGGCCTGGTCAAGAGGGATGAGCCCCGCCGAACACGAAAGGAAAGGGCGCTGGGCGTTCTCGTGATCTTGATACCCATCCTTGTCTTCGTCCTCGGTTTCACTATCATTCTCGCCTTGACGCGTTGGTGGCTGGGGATGTTGGTGTGGGCCGCCGCCTGTGCGATAATCTTCAAGACGCTCTTCGCCATCCGCGCGCTGGAGACCCATACCGCACCCATGGTGGACGATCTCATGAGGGACGATCTGGACGCCGCGCGAAAGAAAGCGTCCATGGTGGTATCGCGGGATGTGAACAAGCTCGATCGTGCCCATGTCATCTCCTGTGCAGCGGAGACGGTGTCCGAGAACCTTGTGGACTCTGTCCTCTCACCCATGTTCTACTTCGGCCTCGCCGGGATACCCGGGGCCGCGTTCCTGAGGGTCGCCAACACCGGGGACGGAATGATAGGCTATCTCAGTGAGAAGCATCGGTACGTTGGCTGGTTCACAGCCCGCCTGGATGATTGCGCGCACTACCTGGTCGCCCGCCTCTCCGTCCCCTTCATCATGCTTTCCCTCGCCCTGCTCAGGAAGGATTGGCGGAACGCCTGGCGCACCGCTTTACGCGATCACCACCAGACCAGCAGCCCCAACAAGGGATGGCCCATGGCCTCGGTCGCTGGGGGCCTCCATGTGAGGTTCGAGAAGGTGGGGTACTACAACATGGGAGATGGAGAGGTGTCCCTTGATCCCCTGGTCATAAGGGACACCATCAGAGTGATGAAGTTGACGGCGGTGATCTTCTTCGTCCTGATCATGCTCCCCCTTTTCACATTCGTAGGTATACACGTCCAGCTGTACCTTGAGGACGTCCTCTTAGGTATGCTGGGCCTGAGGTGAGGTGCAAATATGTCGGATTTCGATGTTGGGATAGAGATGGGCGAATATCAGGACAGACCAGTGGCCATCGTGCACCTGCCGTCAAGGTTCAAGGTGCTCAGCTCCACCCTCATGGGCGGCGGCTTCATGGAGACGGACACCATCTTCATCCTGGAGGTCAAGATGGGCTACGACAACAACCACCCGGAGGAGGACCTCTTGAACGTGTGCACCAAGTACGGCCTTCCGAATGACAGCGTGGGCTTCATGACCGCCGCCGACGTAGCGCGCGTCCTCACCGTGAAGAGGGACGAGCTCAACGGCAAGAAGGTCATTGCCATAGTCACCGCTGGAGTGACCAACGCCGTCTATGCCGGGGAGAGGCTCCCCCAGGAGATCATCGACCTCCTGCCCAAGCATGTGGCCGGGACCATAAACATCATCGCCCTCCTGGACTCCCCTATAGAGTGTGGGGGTCTGGCAGGCGCTTTCATAACCGTGACCGAGGCCAAGAGCGCGGCACTGATGGACATGAACGTCAAGGGCACAGGGACCACCAGCGATGCCGTGGCCGTGGCCTGTCCCCTGGGAGAGGGGGACTTTTACTGCGGGCCGGCCACCGATGCCGGGATGATCATGGCCCGAACGGTGAGGGAGGCGGTCGCCGATTCCGTCCGCAAGTGGAACAAGAACGGTGGTCCCAGGGACTTCGGGTACCGCCTGGATGAGCTGGGCATCGGTCCGGATGAATTGTGGGAGGCGGCCCTCGCCCTTTATGTCCCGGACCCTTCCTGGGACACTGAGGCCTTGAAACAGATGTTCCTCAAGCACCTGACCGTTCTGCGGAAGGACATCAACGTCAACGCCATGATGTACGCCGCCTTCGCCCTGGAGGAAAAGGGCAACCGGGACGACCTGTACGGCCTGGACCGGGGACGGTTCCGCGAGGACCCCGTGCACCTGGTGGCGGACGAGCTGCTGGGGATAGCCCTCGCACAGTATATCGCCGGCACCAAAGGTCTCTTCGAGTACATACGCTATGACAAGAAGAAGCCGGGGATCCTCGGGGTCCTAGGACCTTTCCACGATGACATCGTCGCCTCGCTCATCGGGTCCATCATGTCCAGGATCTACACCGAGCTGCTGGAGGGTGAGGACAAATTAGGTTCCTAGGCGCCATCAAAGCGCAGTTCTCGCTGTTCACGGTCATTCCCGTGAACGTCGATATGGAGGACGTGGACCAGCTGTCGCACCACTTCTGGCTAACCCCCATCATCGGCCTTTTCTACGGAGTGATCGCCGGAGGCCTGTTCCTGCTCCTGACCCGCGTCCTGGACAGCCTGGTGTCAGCGACCCTGGTGATCCTGGTGATGCACGGCCTGAACAGGTTCCTGCACTTCGATGGCCTCATCGATCTAGGGGACGGGCTGATAGCCACAGGACCGCACGAGAAGAAGCTGGCGGCCATGAAGGACACCAGGGTGGGGGCCGGGGGCGTTGGCTTCGGAATAATGTTCACCATTCTCACCATCGCTGCCCTCACGTCCGTCGGTCGGGAGGGGGACTACGCTATCTTCTTCCTGCCGCTGGCCATGGAGGTCCTGGGCAAGAACGCCCTGGTCACGGTGGCCGCTCTGGGCACGTCCCGCGAGGGGCTGGGGAGCCCGTTCGTGCGCAACTGCCGGAAGGGCCATGCCGCCCTGTCCTCAGGCCTGTCGTTCGTCCTCCTATCTCTGTTCATCCCCCTCCTGTACCCGTGGTTAGGGCTTTTCTCAATTACCCTGATCACCCTGATGGTCCTCACCAGCGTCGTCGCCGGAGCCCTAGTTGCCGCCAAGGCGCATGGCAGCTTCGGCTGCGTCAACGGGGATATAATGGGAGCCACAAACGAGCTGGCCAAGCCTGCTGTAGTCATAGTGGGGATATTAGGGGTGATGCTGTTCCTGTCGATGTGATCGTGACCGCGGGGGGGAAGGGCAGTAGGATCAAGCAGATGGAGGGCGAGAAGCCCCTCATCCCCGTCCTTGGCATACCCATGATCGATAGGGTGCTGGAAGCGGTCATGGCCTCGAGCGGAGTAGGAGCGGTGCTCGTCTCCATCACCTCGAACACCCCTCGGACGGAGGAGCATCTGCGTAAGAGAGGGATCGATGTCATCATCACTGACGGCAGAGGGTACAGTGAGGACCTCAACCAGGCGATGAGCGGACTGGCCACCGACCAGGTCATGGTGTTGCCAGCAGATATGCCCCTGATCCGCCCGGAGACCATTGAAGAGGTGCTGCGACAGGCCGAAGGGATGAAGGTAGGTTCCTTCTGCGTAACAGTTCCCGTGGAACTGATGAGGGCCTTGGGCCTCAACCTTACGTACTCGCTGACGGTGGACGGTCGCGAGGTGGTCCTGTGCGGGGTCTCGGTCGTGGACCGCAAGGCCATGCTCACCGGGCTGGAGCTGGAGCAGTCCTACATGATCTCAGAGTCGGAGGAGCTGGCTCTCAACGTGAACACCGTCGGTGACCTGCGGCGGGCGGAGATGGTGCTCACCCGTCGCTTGGCCCCCTGAATTGATGGCGTTCAGATCAAGAATAGACCCTTCTTTTCGGCGATCTCCAGAACCCTCCTGTGCTCTCCGAGGGAGACCGTTTCCC
This genomic interval carries:
- a CDS encoding ABC transporter ATP-binding protein; protein product: MADDPQISIKIEGVQFGYNGTEVLRGVEFEGNRGEFIGLIGPNGSGKSTLLRLINGILRPRVGTIMMEGKDLTKMKIEEIAKVCANVPTEFSEDFNMSVQELVFLGRYPFAQGLWWDNKEDESMVVEAMEKFGVYHLRDRRFSELSSGEAQRVLLAKAVVQCPRVMLVDEPSAHLDLRYKLEIMEHLRDMLSGNVTIVIASHDLNLLAKYCDKVMILSKGKIVAFGRPEEVITSEMVEQVYGVEVAIFNDGDSIYAIPRRTRRKEDGR
- the cobD gene encoding cobalamin biosynthesis protein CobD, with amino-acid sequence MDLWLYAIIIPLVALVIDLALGEPPNRVHPVVWMGRLIGALDGLVKRDEPRRTRKERALGVLVILIPILVFVLGFTIILALTRWWLGMLVWAAACAIIFKTLFAIRALETHTAPMVDDLMRDDLDAARKKASMVVSRDVNKLDRAHVISCAAETVSENLVDSVLSPMFYFGLAGIPGAAFLRVANTGDGMIGYLSEKHRYVGWFTARLDDCAHYLVARLSVPFIMLSLALLRKDWRNAWRTALRDHHQTSSPNKGWPMASVAGGLHVRFEKVGYYNMGDGEVSLDPLVIRDTIRVMKLTAVIFFVLIMLPLFTFVGIHVQLYLEDVLLGMLGLR
- the cobS gene encoding adenosylcobinamide-GDP ribazoletransferase; this translates as MRFLGAIKAQFSLFTVIPVNVDMEDVDQLSHHFWLTPIIGLFYGVIAGGLFLLLTRVLDSLVSATLVILVMHGLNRFLHFDGLIDLGDGLIATGPHEKKLAAMKDTRVGAGGVGFGIMFTILTIAALTSVGREGDYAIFFLPLAMEVLGKNALVTVAALGTSREGLGSPFVRNCRKGHAALSSGLSFVLLSLFIPLLYPWLGLFSITLITLMVLTSVVAGALVAAKAHGSFGCVNGDIMGATNELAKPAVVIVGILGVMLFLSM
- a CDS encoding NTP transferase domain-containing protein — encoded protein: MTAGGKGSRIKQMEGEKPLIPVLGIPMIDRVLEAVMASSGVGAVLVSITSNTPRTEEHLRKRGIDVIITDGRGYSEDLNQAMSGLATDQVMVLPADMPLIRPETIEEVLRQAEGMKVGSFCVTVPVELMRALGLNLTYSLTVDGREVVLCGVSVVDRKAMLTGLELEQSYMISESEELALNVNTVGDLRRAEMVLTRRLAP
- a CDS encoding histidinol-phosphate aminotransferase family protein yields the protein MSLEDRVRTEVLGMLRPKHGGDVWGRLEVRDFSSNVNPLGPPERLNDYIQEAASDMVNYPDDHCKDLKEAISQRYALPAANIVVGAGSAELIRLFPEVFVKPGDKVIMPRPTFSEYGFACQLMGAKFADVPLPEDDGFHPDISGFIDAMVPGTKAIYVCNPNNPTARMLTRKEVMEVVKEAGRRDIMVFLDETLLELSEKDSEVTCVGEVAANDNMFIIRSFTKSFAMPGLRVGYGFGSKDVVRYMDAARLSWNLGTIEQRVATKLMTNEQEHVRNAIRLLLDEKQRMRDGISHILKRRIRMPDSYFFFHPLRPLGITSPKFKEMMLTHNVLVRDCSSFGPPGQSYSRFCVKTRESDDEFLEALKATVEELHSGR